A single genomic interval of Fibrobacter sp. UWB13 harbors:
- a CDS encoding exo-beta-N-acetylmuramidase NamZ domain-containing protein, which yields MVTLALSHFEKSFPAALRGKRLGAVLHPASVCADLSYTLDLLKDLDGKLFKLSALFGPQHGIKGHTQDNMIEWEGYEDPELHIPVYSLYGEHREPTAEMLSHVDAMLVDLQDVGARYYTFIWTLFLCMKACEKAGIPVVVVDRPNPINCVDEEGPVLDLNYTSFVGLHSIRTRHAKTIGELAEQFKAERFPKCELYVMHMDGYDKRMWFDETGLPWILPSPNMPTLDTAIVYPGMCLFEATNVSEGRGTTRPFEIFGAPFIDAVKLCKYMNGLKLPGVYFRENYFQPTFHKGAGQICGGAQIHVTDRNKFRSFEMAVKLLQYIFNEYPKDFAWKQPPYEYEFHKLPIDILLGNGTFRKEFIESSI from the coding sequence ATGGTTACGTTAGCTCTTTCTCATTTTGAAAAAAGTTTCCCGGCAGCGCTTCGTGGTAAGCGCCTGGGTGCGGTTCTCCATCCGGCTTCGGTCTGTGCCGATTTGAGTTATACGCTTGACTTGCTCAAGGATTTGGACGGCAAGCTCTTTAAGCTTTCGGCTTTGTTTGGTCCGCAGCACGGCATCAAGGGGCACACGCAAGACAACATGATTGAATGGGAAGGCTACGAAGATCCGGAATTGCATATTCCGGTTTACAGCCTTTACGGTGAACATCGTGAACCGACCGCAGAAATGCTTTCGCATGTGGATGCGATGCTTGTCGATTTGCAGGATGTGGGCGCCCGTTACTATACGTTCATCTGGACGCTGTTCCTCTGCATGAAGGCATGCGAAAAGGCGGGAATCCCGGTGGTCGTGGTGGATCGCCCGAATCCGATTAACTGCGTGGACGAGGAAGGTCCGGTGCTTGACCTCAATTACACGAGCTTTGTTGGGCTCCATAGCATCCGCACGAGGCACGCAAAGACGATTGGCGAACTTGCCGAACAGTTCAAGGCAGAACGATTCCCGAAATGCGAACTTTATGTGATGCACATGGACGGCTATGATAAGCGCATGTGGTTTGACGAAACGGGACTCCCGTGGATTTTGCCGAGCCCGAACATGCCGACGCTCGATACTGCAATTGTTTATCCGGGTATGTGTCTGTTTGAAGCAACGAATGTGAGTGAAGGCCGTGGCACGACGCGCCCGTTCGAAATTTTCGGTGCTCCGTTTATCGATGCAGTCAAGCTTTGCAAGTACATGAATGGCCTCAAGCTTCCAGGCGTGTATTTCCGCGAAAACTACTTCCAGCCGACGTTTCACAAGGGCGCTGGGCAGATTTGTGGCGGTGCGCAGATTCATGTGACGGACCGCAACAAGTTCCGCAGTTTTGAAATGGCGGTGAAGTTGTTGCAGTATATTTTCAACGAGTACCCGAAGGATTTTGCGTGGAAACAGCCTCCGTACGAGTACGAGTTCCACAAGCTGCCGATTGATATTTTGCTTGGTAATGGAACGTTCCGCAAGGAATTTATCGAGTCGAGTATTTAA
- a CDS encoding FISUMP domain-containing protein, producing MDKMENCPFCGAKLVRPAVKVAQKDVKALCEVLVQKVGDSIFANESTLEKELRDLDAPEFADAKDRLFLLVLKKIPSSMYEVRSFSDGEQQEVLEACQRRLCVELGLSFEPCAQMLDIMQEYIWQKRFSLSPNLFESQFVDPRDGQVYKTVRIGEQVWMKEPLKYKCVGYTGEGLYEWNSVNKYCAVRGWRVPSKKDFETLIKTATNLGLGDPSSVLMSRKGWEKCNVTPTDNLGFEATPVKCSTGISNNFFSHFWTSEDKFCFEIFPGRVTFSTHSQSFVRLIKDDTAETKIEK from the coding sequence ATGGATAAAATGGAAAATTGCCCGTTCTGCGGCGCCAAATTGGTGCGCCCCGCAGTCAAGGTAGCGCAAAAAGATGTTAAGGCTTTATGTGAGGTTCTTGTACAAAAAGTCGGTGATTCTATTTTCGCAAACGAATCGACTTTAGAAAAAGAACTGCGCGATTTGGATGCCCCCGAATTTGCAGATGCCAAGGATCGTTTGTTCCTGCTTGTTTTAAAGAAAATCCCGTCAAGCATGTACGAGGTCAGAAGTTTTTCGGATGGCGAACAGCAGGAAGTTTTGGAAGCTTGCCAAAGACGGCTTTGCGTGGAGTTGGGGTTGTCTTTTGAACCGTGCGCGCAAATGCTCGATATCATGCAGGAATACATTTGGCAAAAAAGATTCTCGCTTTCCCCGAATCTTTTTGAATCGCAGTTTGTCGACCCTCGCGATGGTCAGGTTTACAAGACCGTAAGGATTGGCGAACAAGTGTGGATGAAGGAACCCTTAAAGTACAAGTGCGTGGGCTATACGGGCGAGGGGCTGTACGAATGGAATTCCGTGAACAAGTACTGTGCCGTAAGGGGCTGGCGCGTTCCTAGCAAAAAGGATTTTGAAACCTTGATCAAGACCGCTACAAATTTAGGGCTTGGTGATCCGTCGAGCGTGCTCATGTCTCGTAAGGGTTGGGAAAAATGCAACGTGACCCCGACCGATAATCTGGGTTTTGAGGCGACTCCGGTCAAATGCAGCACTGGCATCAGCAATAATTTCTTTAGTCATTTCTGGACATCTGAGGATAAATTCTGTTTTGAAATTTTCCCCGGCCGTGTGACTTTCAGTACGCATTCGCAGTCTTTTGTCCGATTGATAAAAGATGATACTGCCGAAACAAAAATTGAAAAGTAA
- a CDS encoding TIGR04133 family radical SAM/SPASM protein: MNYLGFKKTLALEAHRLYRHSEIKSHKLTYLFWECTLRCNLHCLHCGSDCLVEAIPDMPREDFLRVLDGLAPHIDPNDFAVVITGGEPLMRPDLEECGKEIKKRGYAWGMVTNALALTPDRFARLMNAGLKSLTISLDGLEENHNHFRGNPHSFERAVRAINMAAHTDGLTFDVMTCVNRKNLKELPQIFNLLVNLGVKRWRVSNVFPKGRAKDNPLFQLSNEKFRQVFEFIREAKTKKIINVNYDCEGFLGSYEKVVRDNPFFCWAGVNIASVLCDGSISACPSLRGDYIQGNIYKDDLWDVWQNRYQVMRDRSWAKIGDCKTCKYWRYCEGSSLHLRDERTKELAYCHVKRLEAAGV, translated from the coding sequence ATGAATTATCTAGGTTTTAAGAAAACCTTAGCGCTTGAGGCGCACCGTCTTTACCGCCATAGTGAAATAAAATCCCACAAGTTGACATACTTGTTCTGGGAATGTACTTTGCGTTGTAATCTGCACTGCTTGCATTGCGGTAGTGATTGCTTGGTGGAGGCGATTCCAGATATGCCGCGTGAAGATTTTTTGCGTGTTTTGGATGGGCTTGCTCCGCACATTGATCCGAATGATTTTGCGGTGGTGATTACGGGTGGCGAGCCTTTGATGCGCCCTGATCTTGAGGAATGCGGTAAGGAAATTAAGAAGCGCGGATATGCATGGGGCATGGTGACGAATGCACTCGCTTTGACGCCTGATCGGTTCGCTCGGCTTATGAACGCTGGGCTCAAATCGCTTACGATTAGCTTGGATGGGCTTGAAGAGAATCACAATCATTTTCGTGGAAATCCACATAGCTTTGAACGTGCTGTGCGAGCCATCAACATGGCTGCGCATACGGATGGTTTGACGTTTGACGTGATGACTTGCGTGAATCGCAAGAATCTCAAGGAATTGCCTCAGATTTTTAATTTGCTTGTAAATCTTGGCGTGAAGCGTTGGCGCGTTTCGAACGTGTTCCCGAAAGGTCGCGCGAAAGATAATCCGCTATTTCAACTTTCGAATGAGAAATTTCGACAGGTCTTTGAATTTATTCGTGAAGCGAAAACAAAGAAAATCATCAACGTGAATTACGATTGCGAAGGATTCCTCGGAAGTTATGAAAAGGTGGTTCGAGATAATCCGTTCTTTTGCTGGGCGGGCGTCAATATTGCGTCGGTGCTGTGCGATGGAAGCATTTCGGCATGCCCGAGCTTGCGTGGGGATTACATTCAAGGGAATATCTACAAGGATGACTTGTGGGATGTATGGCAGAACCGCTATCAGGTGATGCGCGACCGCAGCTGGGCGAAAATTGGTGACTGCAAAACTTGCAAGTATTGGCGCTATTGCGAGGGCTCCAGCCTGCATTTGCGTGACGAGCGGACAAAAGAACTCGCCTATTGCCATGTGAAACGGCTTGAAGCGGCTGGCGTTTAA
- a CDS encoding response regulator, which translates to MVWKKRNGVKETAIGNIAMALAVIAGFIALAYIAVQNISSMFMEELAGRREQFVESKLTDYVNSLNFAVNHLTPEDLASEANFQSYQYRLKHVYGLERFAFVDSRGVIYTSNGTRDDIDLYKFDYKTLSKPEISLKKVEGEHKTIIVAIPINKLHYNGQTLVVSFMEINISRLLEGVSLQLDTNSAVSCNIYTKDGQSLLSMVLGGFASDENLFTAMEKAAFDEGYSVETIRTDFSAHQEGTATFTLNGIRETVHYIPVKSTDWMLAYLVRDNVFSEQFTAFSEGIVERNLIISVIVLFAIVLLSIFFIVQTRRNAKYRIEQEIIEAENRVKQKKLEEQLKLQEKLVEQERQRSEQSYMINALSSEYKSVFYVDLENDTSICYRKVMDEDIPFDIGEKIQYWKIFSTYAKMFILPEYQEKFIEFIKPEHIREALQKETLISLRYKSMHKGKETYEMVRMATANTNEDGTIRIVGVGFSNIDEEMRESMAKNQTLIDALKAAEEANKAKTVFLSNMSHEIRTPMNAIIGLDNLALHEKDISPKMREYLEKIGSSAEHLLSLINEILDMSRIESGRMTIHSEEFSSAKMLEQVNTIFNGQCSERGLNYVCNISDNIDDYYIGDDMKIRQVLINILGNAVKFTPQGGSVTFSINKATTYDNKSTLVFKISDTGIGMSKEYLPKLFEPFSQEDPNTTIKYGSSGLGLAITKGIVDMMNGKIEVESEKGKGTTFTISLTLLNSDRSDKDTSDIQIQTSEMSVLVVDDDEVAMNHAKLVLEKSGISTEVANSGKEAVEMVKLRHARCNPYSLIVLDWQMHEMDGVETARQIRAVTGDDTAIIVLTAYNWDDVLDEALAAGVDCFIAKPIFTKNILDELKNILKKKRQHIAPMKKKAELSGRQLLLAEDMEVNAQIMIEILKMRNIQTDHAENGKIALEMFSKSPIGYYDAILMDMRMPEMDGLEATAAIRKLDRPDAKVIPIIALTANAFDEDVQRSLQAGLNAHLSKPVQPDVLFETLEGML; encoded by the coding sequence ATGGTGTGGAAAAAAAGAAATGGAGTCAAGGAAACAGCCATTGGCAACATCGCCATGGCACTAGCCGTAATCGCAGGGTTCATAGCCTTAGCCTATATTGCGGTACAAAATATCAGCTCAATGTTCATGGAGGAACTTGCCGGTCGTCGTGAACAGTTTGTGGAGTCCAAACTTACAGACTATGTAAACAGTCTAAACTTCGCCGTCAACCACCTTACCCCAGAAGATCTCGCCAGCGAAGCGAATTTCCAGTCCTACCAATACCGCTTAAAGCATGTGTATGGACTTGAGAGATTCGCCTTTGTCGATTCCAGAGGCGTTATTTACACCTCGAATGGCACACGCGACGACATCGACCTTTACAAATTCGACTATAAGACTCTTTCCAAACCTGAAATTTCACTCAAGAAAGTTGAAGGCGAACACAAGACAATCATTGTAGCCATTCCCATCAACAAGCTTCATTACAACGGTCAAACACTTGTCGTTTCCTTCATGGAAATCAATATCAGCCGTTTGCTCGAAGGCGTCTCTCTACAGCTTGATACGAACAGTGCAGTATCTTGCAACATCTACACAAAAGACGGTCAGTCGCTTTTAAGCATGGTGCTTGGCGGATTCGCAAGTGACGAGAATCTTTTTACAGCCATGGAGAAGGCAGCATTCGACGAAGGCTACTCCGTTGAAACAATTCGCACAGATTTTTCAGCACATCAAGAAGGAACGGCAACATTCACACTCAACGGAATACGAGAAACGGTCCACTACATCCCAGTAAAGTCAACCGACTGGATGTTAGCATACCTTGTTCGTGACAATGTTTTCTCGGAACAGTTTACCGCATTCTCCGAAGGCATTGTTGAGCGTAACTTGATTATTTCCGTCATCGTCCTCTTCGCTATCGTTCTGCTTTCAATCTTTTTTATCGTGCAAACACGCCGAAATGCAAAATACAGAATCGAGCAAGAAATCATCGAAGCCGAAAACCGCGTAAAACAGAAAAAACTCGAAGAACAGCTAAAGCTCCAGGAAAAGCTTGTAGAACAGGAACGCCAGAGGAGCGAGCAAAGCTACATGATTAACGCGCTTTCTTCGGAATACAAGAGCGTGTTCTACGTAGACTTGGAAAATGACACATCCATTTGCTACCGCAAAGTCATGGACGAAGACATTCCGTTTGATATCGGCGAAAAAATCCAGTACTGGAAAATATTCTCGACATACGCCAAGATGTTCATTTTGCCGGAATACCAAGAAAAATTCATTGAATTTATCAAACCAGAACACATCCGCGAAGCCCTTCAGAAAGAAACGCTCATCTCATTGCGTTACAAATCCATGCACAAAGGAAAAGAAACCTATGAAATGGTCCGCATGGCAACCGCTAATACAAATGAAGACGGGACCATCCGCATTGTGGGTGTCGGTTTTTCGAACATCGACGAAGAAATGCGCGAATCCATGGCCAAGAACCAAACGCTCATCGACGCTTTGAAAGCCGCCGAAGAAGCGAACAAGGCAAAGACAGTGTTCCTCTCGAACATGAGCCATGAAATTCGCACCCCGATGAACGCCATTATCGGCCTTGACAACCTTGCGCTCCATGAAAAAGATATTTCGCCCAAGATGCGTGAATATCTTGAAAAGATAGGATCCTCAGCCGAGCACCTGTTGAGCCTTATCAACGAAATTCTGGACATGAGCCGAATCGAAAGCGGACGCATGACTATCCATAGCGAAGAATTCTCGTCGGCAAAGATGCTCGAACAAGTGAATACGATTTTCAACGGGCAGTGCAGTGAAAGAGGCTTGAATTACGTTTGCAATATTTCCGACAACATAGATGACTACTACATTGGCGACGACATGAAAATCCGCCAGGTGCTCATCAACATTCTCGGAAACGCCGTCAAGTTCACCCCGCAAGGAGGATCAGTCACATTCAGCATCAATAAAGCAACGACGTACGACAACAAGTCTACTCTCGTCTTTAAGATTAGCGATACCGGCATCGGCATGAGCAAGGAATACTTGCCGAAACTCTTTGAACCGTTCAGCCAAGAAGATCCAAACACAACGATTAAGTACGGCAGCAGCGGCCTTGGACTTGCCATTACCAAGGGTATTGTCGACATGATGAACGGAAAGATTGAAGTCGAAAGCGAAAAGGGCAAGGGAACGACATTTACCATTTCGCTAACGCTTTTGAACTCCGACCGCTCCGACAAGGATACAAGCGATATCCAGATTCAGACAAGCGAAATGAGCGTCCTCGTGGTGGACGATGACGAAGTCGCCATGAACCACGCCAAGCTCGTTCTCGAGAAGTCTGGAATTTCAACAGAAGTCGCCAATTCTGGAAAAGAAGCTGTCGAGATGGTGAAGCTCCGCCACGCCAGATGCAATCCATACAGCCTCATCGTTTTGGACTGGCAGATGCACGAAATGGACGGCGTGGAAACCGCAAGGCAAATCCGCGCAGTCACCGGCGACGATACCGCCATCATCGTGCTCACTGCCTACAACTGGGACGACGTTCTGGACGAAGCGCTTGCCGCTGGTGTGGATTGCTTTATCGCAAAACCAATCTTCACAAAGAACATCTTGGATGAACTCAAGAATATTCTCAAGAAGAAACGTCAACATATTGCGCCGATGAAAAAGAAGGCAGAACTTTCAGGCCGTCAGTTGCTCCTTGCTGAAGACATGGAAGTGAACGCCCAAATCATGATTGAAATCTTGAAGATGCGCAATATCCAGACGGATCACGCCGAGAACGGAAAGATTGCTCTCGAGATGTTCAGCAAGAGTCCTATCGGGTACTACGACGCCATTCTCATGGACATGCGTATGCCCGAGATGGACGGCTTGGAAGCAACGGCTGCCATCCGCAAGCTCGACCGCCCCGATGCAAAGGTCATCCCGATTATTGCACTCACGGCAAACGCCTTTGACGAAGACGTACAGCGCAGCTTACAAGCAGGCCTTAACGCTCACTTGAGCAAGCCGGTACAACCCGACGTGTTGTTCGAAACGCTCGAAGGAATGCTGTAA
- a CDS encoding ABC transporter permease — protein MKLRLSTETLNRLKRFRKNKRAFWSLVILVVAYLLSLTSPWTVNDEPFYLRYNGKSYFPAFARYSEADFGGEYKTDQDYAKLFADVEECKQDEEDGFPRAGGCPEMWTIMPPVPHDPLKADLSEEGTPPFAPSAKHWLGTDSNGRDVLSRLIHGFRICISFSLLLTVLGTFLGIVIGGIQGYLGKFWDTGMQRMIEIWSSLPMLYVVILIGSIYGRSFWLLILIMAAFNWLSLSYYMRAEFLKLRSMTYVMSAKVLGLGHRHIFFKEILPNAMTPVVTLFPFTLIGGIGSLTSLDFLGFGLQPPTPSWGELMSQGLNNLYAPWISVSTVAALFVTLLLTTFVGEGVRDAMDPKSGDRYV, from the coding sequence ATGAAACTTAGACTTTCGACAGAAACTTTGAACCGCCTGAAGCGCTTCCGCAAGAACAAGCGCGCCTTTTGGTCGCTTGTGATTTTGGTGGTGGCGTACTTGCTTTCTCTCACGAGTCCGTGGACGGTGAACGATGAACCGTTCTATTTGCGTTATAACGGCAAGAGCTATTTCCCGGCGTTTGCGCGTTACAGCGAAGCGGACTTTGGTGGTGAATACAAGACGGATCAGGATTACGCAAAGCTTTTTGCAGATGTCGAAGAATGTAAGCAGGATGAAGAAGACGGATTCCCGCGTGCTGGTGGCTGCCCCGAGATGTGGACGATCATGCCGCCAGTGCCGCACGATCCGCTGAAGGCGGATCTGAGCGAGGAGGGAACCCCTCCATTTGCGCCGAGCGCAAAGCACTGGCTCGGGACCGATAGCAATGGGCGCGATGTTCTTTCGCGCTTGATTCACGGGTTCCGCATTTGCATCAGCTTTAGTTTGCTCTTGACTGTGCTTGGGACGTTCCTCGGCATTGTCATTGGCGGTATCCAGGGCTATCTCGGGAAGTTCTGGGATACGGGCATGCAGCGTATGATTGAAATCTGGTCGTCGCTCCCGATGCTTTACGTGGTGATTCTCATCGGCAGTATTTACGGCCGCAGTTTCTGGCTTTTGATTTTGATTATGGCGGCGTTCAACTGGCTTTCGCTCAGCTATTACATGCGTGCGGAATTCCTGAAGCTCCGCAGCATGACGTACGTGATGTCTGCGAAGGTGCTTGGACTTGGGCATCGCCATATCTTTTTCAAGGAAATCTTGCCGAATGCAATGACTCCCGTGGTGACGCTTTTCCCGTTCACGTTGATTGGTGGAATCGGAAGCCTCACGTCGCTTGACTTCTTGGGCTTTGGACTCCAGCCGCCGACGCCGAGCTGGGGTGAACTGATGAGCCAGGGACTCAACAACCTCTACGCTCCGTGGATTTCCGTGAGCACTGTTGCTGCGTTGTTTGTGACGCTCCTCCTTACGACGTTTGTCGGCGAAGGCGTGCGAGATGCAATGGACCCGAAGTCGGGAGATAGATATGTCTAA
- a CDS encoding ABC transporter ATP-binding protein — MSNTAFPVLRVKDVSVAFGFDKNGNSRDGKQPLQVTDRVSFDIFPGEFFALVGESGCGKSVTAMSILRLLPWPSAKIVNGEILFDVGANDAQSQDAHDLVKLPFKDLQSVRGSEIACIFQEPMQALNPVVTIKKQLLEVFKFSAISKGATLKSAQSKQDPATSRNAQSQNAQNDPLDLIREQLRLAGFTDPDRVLNSYPHELSGGMLQRVCIVMALLPKPKLIIADEPTTALDVTVQAQVLAVLKEMAEKTGTAVLLITHNMGIVSQYAHRVAVMYAGRIVEEGPVREVINHPMHPYTQGLLAAIPESHSDLRTLASIPGSVPHPKDFAKGCRFADRCCKCAKASADVREKCLSAELPTKIAEADHFAYCFCAK, encoded by the coding sequence ATGTCTAATACTGCTTTTCCCGTTTTGCGTGTAAAAGACGTTTCGGTGGCGTTCGGATTTGATAAAAACGGCAACTCGCGTGATGGCAAGCAACCGTTGCAAGTGACGGACCGCGTCTCGTTTGACATTTTCCCAGGCGAATTTTTTGCGTTGGTGGGCGAGTCTGGTTGCGGAAAGAGCGTGACAGCCATGAGTATCTTGCGCCTGCTGCCGTGGCCGAGTGCAAAGATTGTGAACGGCGAGATTTTGTTCGATGTGGGGGCGAATGATGCGCAATCTCAAGATGCCCACGACCTCGTGAAACTCCCGTTCAAGGATTTGCAATCTGTTCGTGGTTCCGAAATCGCGTGCATTTTCCAGGAACCGATGCAAGCGCTGAACCCTGTCGTCACCATCAAAAAGCAACTCCTTGAAGTTTTTAAGTTTAGCGCAATCTCGAAGGGTGCTACTTTGAAAAGCGCGCAGTCTAAACAAGATCCCGCGACATCTCGGAATGCGCAGTCTCAAAATGCGCAGAACGATCCCCTCGACCTTATTCGCGAGCAGCTTCGCTTGGCCGGTTTCACCGATCCCGATCGCGTTTTGAATTCCTATCCGCATGAACTTTCGGGTGGCATGCTCCAGCGCGTGTGCATTGTGATGGCGCTTTTGCCAAAGCCCAAATTGATCATTGCCGATGAACCGACAACCGCTTTGGATGTTACCGTGCAAGCTCAAGTTCTTGCCGTACTCAAGGAAATGGCGGAAAAAACGGGAACAGCTGTTCTCCTCATTACGCACAACATGGGTATCGTTTCGCAGTATGCCCACCGTGTTGCCGTGATGTATGCTGGTCGCATTGTTGAAGAAGGTCCTGTCCGCGAAGTCATCAATCATCCGATGCACCCGTACACGCAAGGGCTCCTTGCCGCGATTCCAGAAAGCCATAGCGACTTGCGCACGCTTGCGTCTATTCCGGGCTCTGTGCCGCATCCCAAGGACTTTGCAAAGGGTTGTCGCTTTGCTGACCGCTGCTGCAAATGTGCCAAGGCTTCCGCCGATGTTCGCGAAAAATGCCTTTCCGCCGAACTCCCGACGAAAATTGCCGAAGCGGACCATTTCGCCTATTGCTTTTGCGCCAAGTAA